The following are from one region of the Hyphomicrobiales bacterium genome:
- a CDS encoding radical SAM protein, which yields MDAFAEPTRETFHLVMIKPTHYDDDGYPIQWLTSAIPSNTLAVLNGLAYDSRERQVLGPNVDIVLHAIDETNSRIRRKKIIQQIKRDGGKALIALVGVQSNQFPRAVDIAQTFLDAGLQVCIGGFHVSGCIAMLKEMPEDLVDAQARGISFFAGEAEDGRLDQVLIDAYNGELKPLYNYMSDLPGMEDQPTPFLPAEHLKHTAGSQSSVDLGRGCPYQCSFCTIINVQGRKSRYRSPDDMEKMLRANYAQGINRFFITDDNFARNREWEAMFDRMIELREREKMSMKFVIQVDTLCHKIPNFIEKAARAGVKRVFIGLENVNIDNLAAAQKGQNKITEYREMLQMWKAHGITTYAGYILGFPNDTPESLMKDIEILQNELALDLIEFNILTPLPGSADHKKLSEDGVWMDPDMNKYDLNHWVMKHPNMSYDQFMEAYEAMWDRYYSVEHIETIMRRAIATGMSAGNIMFLCLWFYLNFKVERVHPVDGGYFRLKFRTERRSGMPIENPLVFYPKYAWQVVAKHASVVPLLIRLARVRAKIKKDPDRRAYSDLALAPVTAEESEELAMFTDARGSADEVKRLARQNAVIAKAKEKADMPVQAAE from the coding sequence ATGGATGCATTTGCAGAGCCAACGCGTGAAACCTTTCACTTGGTTATGATCAAGCCGACGCACTACGATGATGACGGCTACCCGATCCAATGGCTCACTTCTGCCATACCTTCCAACACCTTAGCGGTCCTCAACGGTCTGGCCTACGATAGCCGCGAGCGGCAAGTCCTTGGTCCCAATGTCGACATCGTCCTGCATGCCATTGACGAGACCAACTCTCGCATTCGCCGGAAGAAGATCATTCAGCAGATCAAGCGGGACGGCGGAAAGGCGCTCATCGCCCTGGTTGGCGTGCAGTCCAATCAGTTCCCGCGTGCCGTCGACATCGCCCAAACCTTTCTCGATGCCGGCCTTCAGGTGTGCATCGGCGGGTTCCACGTCTCCGGCTGCATCGCCATGCTGAAGGAGATGCCTGAGGATTTGGTCGATGCCCAAGCGCGCGGCATCTCGTTCTTCGCGGGTGAAGCCGAAGATGGCCGCCTGGATCAGGTTCTCATCGACGCTTACAACGGCGAACTCAAGCCGCTCTACAACTACATGTCCGATCTTCCCGGCATGGAGGACCAGCCGACGCCGTTCCTGCCAGCTGAGCATCTCAAACACACCGCCGGTTCGCAATCGAGCGTCGATCTCGGCCGTGGTTGCCCCTATCAATGCTCGTTCTGCACCATCATCAACGTTCAGGGGCGCAAGAGCCGCTATCGCTCGCCGGACGATATGGAAAAGATGCTGCGGGCCAACTATGCCCAGGGCATCAACCGGTTCTTCATCACCGACGACAATTTCGCGCGCAACCGCGAGTGGGAAGCGATGTTCGACCGCATGATCGAACTGCGCGAGCGCGAAAAGATGAGCATGAAGTTCGTCATCCAGGTGGACACGCTTTGTCACAAGATCCCGAACTTCATTGAGAAGGCGGCGCGCGCCGGCGTGAAGCGTGTCTTCATTGGCCTGGAAAACGTCAACATCGACAATTTGGCTGCCGCCCAAAAGGGCCAGAACAAGATCACCGAATATCGTGAAATGCTGCAGATGTGGAAAGCGCACGGCATCACGACCTATGCAGGCTACATTCTCGGCTTCCCCAACGACACACCGGAATCGCTGATGAAGGATATCGAAATCCTTCAGAACGAGCTGGCGCTGGACCTGATTGAGTTCAATATTCTCACCCCGCTTCCGGGCTCGGCGGACCACAAGAAACTGTCCGAAGACGGGGTTTGGATGGACCCCGACATGAACAAGTACGACCTCAATCACTGGGTCATGAAGCACCCCAACATGTCGTACGATCAGTTCATGGAAGCCTATGAAGCGATGTGGGACCGCTACTATTCGGTGGAGCATATCGAGACGATCATGCGCCGCGCCATCGCCACGGGCATGAGCGCCGGCAACATCATGTTCCTGTGTCTGTGGTTCTATCTCAACTTCAAGGTGGAGCGCGTGCACCCGGTGGATGGCGGCTACTTCCGGCTGAAATTTCGCACCGAGCGTCGGTCCGGCATGCCGATCGAGAATCCGCTTGTCTTCTATCCGAAATACGCCTGGCAGGTCGTCGCCAAGCACGCCAGCGTCGTGCCGCTACTTATCCGGCTTGCGCGCGTGCGCGCCAAGATCAAGAAAGATCCTGATCGGCGAGCGTACTCCGATCTGGCGTTGGCGCCGGTCACGGCTGAAGAGAGCGAAGAACTGGCCATGTTCACCGATGCGCGTGGCAGCGCCGATGAGGTGAAACGTTTGGCACGCCAAAACGCGGTAATCGCCAAGGCCAAAGAAAAGGCCGACATGCCGGTTCAAGCTGCCGAGTAG
- a CDS encoding CPBP family intramembrane metalloprotease yields the protein MPAKSHRLPILALPIFAVMTFAITWGVIGLYILRPEQAEAWFGAISGSHPLFFLATWAPAIAAFALVAWFGGTMGIKSFLSRLLLWRVSPAWVAFVLLGLPLVFIAGSLIKGGPLLAPFPPEGAGAMVAIMMMMLFLGPIEEFGWRGVAQPLLQRLVAPIWAGVIIGAVWGFWHLPAFYLAGTVFGGWDFWPFFIGNITLAVLVTPLFNASRGSLLWPMLYHWQLINPFWPDAQPWDTWLLVAVAVVVVWWNRKTMFSRTGAVTCVIPDKEPDQP from the coding sequence ATGCCGGCCAAAAGCCATCGGCTGCCGATCCTTGCCCTGCCAATCTTCGCGGTGATGACGTTCGCCATAACCTGGGGCGTGATCGGGCTCTACATCCTGCGGCCCGAACAGGCCGAGGCATGGTTTGGCGCGATCAGCGGGTCTCATCCTCTGTTCTTTCTGGCGACGTGGGCACCAGCCATCGCAGCTTTCGCGCTGGTTGCGTGGTTTGGCGGCACTATGGGGATCAAGAGCTTCCTGTCACGCCTTTTGCTGTGGCGGGTTTCCCCAGCTTGGGTCGCGTTCGTCCTGCTTGGATTGCCGCTGGTCTTCATCGCCGGGTCTTTGATCAAGGGTGGGCCCTTGCTTGCGCCATTTCCTCCTGAAGGCGCTGGAGCGATGGTCGCCATCATGATGATGATGCTCTTTCTTGGACCCATCGAGGAATTCGGCTGGCGAGGTGTGGCGCAACCACTGCTTCAACGATTGGTGGCGCCGATCTGGGCTGGGGTTATCATCGGGGCTGTCTGGGGCTTTTGGCACCTTCCAGCGTTCTATTTGGCAGGCACGGTGTTTGGCGGCTGGGATTTCTGGCCGTTTTTCATCGGCAATATCACCTTGGCGGTGTTGGTAACGCCGCTCTTTAACGCTTCGCGCGGCAGCCTGCTTTGGCCAATGCTTTACCATTGGCAGCTCATCAATCCATTCTGGCCAGATGCGCAGCCCTGGGACACGTGGCTACTCGTCGCTGTCGCTGTTGTGGTCGTCTGGTGGAACCGTAAGACCATGTTTAGCCGAACGGGCGCGGTGACCTGCGTGATTCCAGACAAAGAGCCGGATCAGCCATGA
- a CDS encoding Tat pathway signal protein, whose product MLDLVRMATLAANSHNTQPWQFSLADNEVRILPDISRRTEVVDPDDHHLFISLGCAAENMAMAAQARGQFADVQVEIDPSPSVIVTLGSGQMLETELYQAIPFRQSTRSLYDGQALSNDELRLLETAAREPGVSLALFTSESDRQAITDFVVEGNSAQIDDPAFVAELRQWIRFSSNRALATGDGLFSACSGNPVVPEWIGGPMFSAFFTKDAENEKYRSQIASSAGVAVFTGDRADLEHWTRVGRSFQRFSLQATALGVRNAHVNQPIEVPSVRPAFANWLGAPDARPDLVVRFGRAPALPMSLRRPVEAVIV is encoded by the coding sequence ATGCTCGACTTGGTTCGTATGGCGACGCTGGCCGCCAACAGTCATAACACTCAGCCCTGGCAGTTCTCACTGGCGGACAATGAAGTTCGCATTCTACCCGATATTTCGCGGCGGACTGAGGTGGTCGATCCTGACGACCATCATCTCTTCATCAGTCTTGGATGCGCCGCCGAAAACATGGCCATGGCAGCCCAGGCACGCGGTCAATTCGCCGATGTTCAGGTCGAGATCGATCCATCACCGTCGGTGATCGTCACGCTGGGGTCGGGGCAGATGCTCGAAACCGAGCTTTACCAAGCCATTCCGTTTCGCCAATCGACGCGCTCGCTCTATGACGGGCAGGCCTTGTCCAACGACGAACTGCGGCTGCTTGAAACCGCGGCACGCGAGCCCGGCGTTTCGCTCGCGCTTTTTACCAGTGAATCCGACCGCCAGGCGATCACCGACTTCGTGGTTGAGGGCAACAGCGCGCAAATTGATGATCCAGCCTTTGTGGCCGAGCTGCGGCAATGGATACGCTTCAGCTCCAACCGAGCCTTGGCGACTGGTGACGGTCTGTTTTCCGCCTGCTCGGGCAACCCGGTCGTTCCCGAATGGATCGGCGGTCCGATGTTTTCCGCGTTCTTCACCAAAGACGCCGAGAACGAGAAGTATCGCAGCCAGATCGCCTCATCGGCCGGTGTTGCCGTGTTCACCGGAGACCGGGCCGACCTCGAGCATTGGACGAGAGTGGGCAGGAGCTTTCAGCGGTTCTCGCTGCAGGCCACGGCACTCGGCGTGCGCAATGCCCATGTCAATCAACCCATTGAAGTGCCGTCGGTAAGACCGGCTTTCGCTAACTGGCTTGGCGCACCTGACGCCCGGCCAGATCTGGTGGTCCGATTTGGTCGCGCGCCCGCTCTGCCCATGTCGTTGCGACGGCCGGTCGAGGCGGTGATTGTCTAG
- a CDS encoding beta-lactamase family protein, whose protein sequence is MSRVAMRSLSLAFAVFLAWTHALADDQQAQIQALLDHFQSDYGFPGATAAIAWPDGRVDSVATGVADRETGLPMTPASRMLAASIGKSFVAATVLALESIGVLERDAPVIDHLGDRDWFARLPNHDTMTIHNLLRHSSGLPDHVHTDAFAAQMAKNVATGQGAPTPEEAIIFVLDTDPLFPSGAGWAYSDTGYLLLGLIIEQVSARSYYDLVSEHFIVPLALTETAPSNRRALPALVAGYTAQTNAFGLPVRTMDDNGRLLWDPAVEWTGGGLVSTSRDLAIWGHALFGGRAMATPYLERLLDGFEISRGPPNVLYGAGVAIYNDTPRGNVYGHGGWVPGYASSLRHYADLDVTIAFQINTDVGIVDDSTDLVPALEEALAVLAEQRIN, encoded by the coding sequence ATGAGCCGCGTCGCTATGCGGTCGTTGAGTTTGGCCTTTGCCGTCTTTTTGGCTTGGACACACGCATTGGCTGATGACCAGCAGGCCCAAATACAGGCATTGCTCGACCATTTTCAAAGCGACTACGGATTTCCTGGCGCAACGGCGGCCATCGCGTGGCCCGATGGCCGTGTGGACAGTGTGGCCACAGGAGTGGCTGATCGTGAAACCGGCCTGCCCATGACGCCCGCTTCGCGGATGCTGGCCGCGAGCATCGGCAAAAGCTTCGTTGCAGCAACTGTGTTGGCGCTTGAATCAATTGGCGTGCTGGAGCGCGATGCTCCGGTGATCGATCATCTCGGTGACAGGGATTGGTTCGCGCGCTTACCGAACCACGACACGATGACGATCCACAACCTTTTGCGCCACAGTTCTGGACTCCCAGATCATGTCCACACCGATGCATTTGCCGCCCAGATGGCCAAAAATGTTGCGACCGGTCAGGGTGCGCCAACCCCAGAAGAAGCAATCATCTTTGTCCTCGACACCGACCCGCTCTTCCCGTCAGGCGCTGGTTGGGCCTACTCAGACACCGGGTACCTTCTGCTTGGGTTGATCATCGAGCAGGTGTCCGCTCGCAGCTATTACGATTTGGTGTCCGAGCACTTTATCGTGCCACTCGCACTTACAGAAACGGCGCCTTCCAACCGGAGGGCGTTGCCCGCCCTTGTGGCGGGTTACACGGCGCAGACCAATGCCTTTGGCCTACCCGTGCGTACAATGGATGATAACGGACGCCTACTTTGGGATCCGGCTGTGGAATGGACAGGTGGAGGGCTTGTTTCGACCTCGCGCGATCTGGCGATTTGGGGCCATGCACTGTTTGGTGGCCGAGCCATGGCAACACCTTATCTCGAGCGCCTTCTCGATGGTTTCGAAATTTCACGCGGTCCCCCGAATGTCCTCTATGGCGCAGGTGTAGCCATCTACAATGATACGCCAAGGGGCAACGTTTACGGACATGGTGGGTGGGTGCCGGGCTATGCTTCTAGCTTGCGCCACTATGCTGATCTCGACGTGACCATCGCGTTTCAAATCAACACCGATGTTGGCATCGTGGACGACAGCACAGACCTTGTGCCAGCACTAGAAGAAGCCCTTGCTGTCCTCGCCGAACAGCGCATTAACTGA